A single genomic interval of Adhaeribacter pallidiroseus harbors:
- a CDS encoding Ig-like domain-containing protein — protein sequence MKNICTRPHVVVCPVPFKEFIFLLVSWLFLMPGFPANAITKVKAVNPNASILAGETIASFTLINADSDTDIQVITSGSTINLDALPTKNLNIRVNTSPAVVGSVVMSLTGKQTKSITETGAPYALFGDVGGNYHPWIPAAGAYTLKATPYSSSGGGGTAGTAKTISFTFVNGQQNLQVNFQDPNTVPPTNWLRDYGQPYGLRTGSYQGSNLTYGWKKRIDGSLLNLSVGGNTPGNGRNRNMPADPLLATLMHMQADDIAGNFDGTKAEGYWEAKVGNGIYDVTVSAGDAGVYSFPEKHSINVEDAQAIKDFIPVGAAGSLTRFKTATVRVTVSDGNLTIDADGGINSKINSVKIVPYSTGAYTYWSANELQITTEKGSSSANKTFSLDIGNSSNRNDLQYTVSAVYGAGASGWLSFNTTHTGAEPNVTFNYAAAQNLPIGTYKATINAIASGFTTGSVTIQMNVTAPRPYVISSTPANGATNVNVNTSSIAANNLFVPEVAGYQGGVDNSTITSSTVKLLKVVGSSTTQIQGVVQGTGGGDAISFSPTFALEPNATYKFVITDGVKSFSKASFIPYTATFTTGAAIEPTDPIAVEFTKVPIVSTQNKKYSSLKIGPDGKLYALLLNGNLERYTINRPDGTLTFQASISTLPNKYGGRSAIGLVFDPSSTASNLIAYVSHCSSGLTGAPEFDGKISKLTGANLGTEQLLVTNLPRSAKDHLVNSLVFGPDGKLYISQGSNSSMGAYDGSWQRTESLLSGAVLKLDLAKLGNTTLDARTTTNQSVINAAPSSTAKMSDGSYNPYSSASPLTIYASGVRNAYDLVWHSNGQLYAPANGSAAGGNTPASVSGTRRPDGSRYSGPYVPATSGVQVQNDWLFRIKQNGYYGHPNPLRGEYVVNRGFTDNPKYPSDVSSDINYRGAAFNFELNRSPNGAIEYKSNAFNGALKGKLLVCRFSGGGDLIVLEPKSVTPGSSDADYDIQVGYPGAGTTGLVGMSGFINPLDVVEDTQTGNLYVIEFNWNNIPDRKAQITLLRVSSISDEEGFATAFPEKITATEVVGVTNTSTTRNTQKSLALQQKVKDKKDKEEEDDLPDLSRVTKHPVTISNTGRGNLKLKNLGIVGENAGEFQLFGQPDAKPNKPVKIRKNSSVTFNVAFFPTSKGLKRAKLEAVSSKKKQDQSVSVELIGLGITYEGIDSAAMDAILDSAAYVARSLTQKVNAKEPKLSVYPNPNQVGSKIYVDLTDFGAKEAVTLSLYDTFGQLYQAKTIRVDEQGVSSAEMPVSKNMKPGIYIIKATSSSGQKQTKVVLE from the coding sequence ATGAAAAACATCTGTACTCGTCCACATGTGGTTGTATGCCCCGTGCCTTTTAAAGAATTTATTTTTCTGCTAGTCAGCTGGCTTTTTTTAATGCCTGGTTTTCCGGCAAATGCAATAACTAAAGTAAAAGCAGTAAACCCAAATGCCTCTATCCTGGCCGGGGAAACAATAGCCAGCTTTACTTTAATAAACGCCGATAGCGATACTGATATTCAAGTTATTACGAGCGGCAGTACTATTAACCTCGATGCTTTACCTACTAAAAATTTAAATATCCGGGTAAATACCAGCCCGGCCGTAGTGGGCAGTGTGGTAATGAGTTTAACGGGCAAGCAAACTAAAAGCATCACCGAAACCGGCGCGCCCTACGCCTTATTCGGCGATGTAGGCGGTAACTATCATCCCTGGATACCGGCGGCTGGTGCTTATACCCTAAAGGCTACGCCTTACTCTTCTTCCGGCGGTGGCGGCACCGCCGGTACTGCTAAAACCATTTCTTTTACCTTTGTTAATGGCCAGCAGAACTTACAGGTAAATTTTCAGGATCCGAATACCGTACCCCCTACCAATTGGTTGCGCGATTATGGGCAGCCGTATGGTTTGCGCACCGGTTCCTACCAAGGCAGTAACTTAACCTACGGCTGGAAAAAACGCATTGATGGCAGCTTACTTAATTTATCGGTGGGAGGCAACACTCCCGGTAATGGCCGCAACCGAAACATGCCCGCTGATCCCTTGCTGGCCACGCTCATGCACATGCAAGCTGATGATATTGCCGGTAATTTTGATGGCACCAAGGCCGAAGGGTATTGGGAAGCCAAAGTGGGCAACGGGATTTACGATGTTACGGTGTCCGCAGGAGATGCGGGAGTATATTCTTTCCCGGAAAAGCACAGTATAAACGTTGAAGATGCGCAGGCCATTAAAGATTTTATACCGGTGGGGGCCGCCGGTAGCCTGACCCGGTTTAAAACGGCCACAGTCCGGGTAACAGTTTCGGATGGCAACTTAACCATTGATGCCGATGGCGGTATAAATTCTAAAATAAATTCCGTGAAAATTGTACCTTATTCCACAGGTGCTTACACGTATTGGTCCGCCAATGAACTACAAATTACCACAGAAAAAGGCAGCTCCAGCGCTAATAAAACTTTCTCTCTGGATATAGGCAACTCCAGCAACCGTAACGATCTGCAATACACGGTATCGGCGGTTTATGGGGCTGGGGCCAGTGGTTGGTTAAGCTTTAATACCACGCATACGGGCGCGGAACCGAATGTTACTTTTAATTACGCGGCTGCGCAAAATTTGCCGATAGGTACGTATAAAGCTACCATCAATGCCATTGCTTCTGGTTTTACCACCGGTAGTGTTACCATTCAAATGAATGTAACGGCTCCCCGGCCTTATGTGATTTCTTCTACCCCGGCCAATGGCGCTACTAATGTAAATGTAAATACCTCCAGCATAGCGGCTAATAATTTATTTGTACCTGAAGTAGCCGGGTACCAAGGAGGCGTAGATAACAGTACCATTACCAGCAGTACGGTAAAATTATTAAAAGTAGTAGGCTCCAGCACCACGCAAATACAAGGCGTAGTCCAAGGTACCGGCGGGGGCGATGCTATCAGTTTTTCACCCACTTTTGCGTTAGAACCCAATGCTACGTATAAGTTTGTCATTACGGATGGCGTAAAATCGTTCAGTAAAGCTTCTTTTATACCGTACACCGCTACTTTTACCACGGGTGCCGCCATTGAGCCAACCGATCCTATTGCAGTAGAATTTACCAAAGTTCCTATTGTAAGCACACAAAATAAAAAATATTCGTCGCTTAAGATTGGCCCTGATGGTAAATTATACGCGTTGCTGCTGAACGGTAATCTGGAGCGTTATACCATTAACCGCCCGGATGGTACCTTAACTTTTCAGGCCAGCATTTCTACTCTACCAAATAAATACGGCGGGCGCTCCGCCATTGGGTTAGTGTTTGACCCATCCTCTACTGCTTCTAACTTAATCGCTTATGTATCGCATTGCTCCTCAGGGTTAACCGGCGCACCGGAGTTTGATGGTAAAATTTCAAAATTAACCGGGGCTAATTTGGGCACGGAACAGTTATTAGTAACAAACTTGCCACGTTCGGCGAAAGATCACTTGGTAAACAGCCTGGTATTTGGTCCGGATGGAAAATTATACATCTCGCAAGGGAGTAACAGTTCCATGGGCGCTTACGACGGCTCGTGGCAACGGACGGAAAGTTTACTATCCGGCGCCGTCTTGAAGCTGGATCTGGCCAAGCTCGGCAACACTACTTTAGATGCCCGCACTACTACCAACCAGAGCGTCATCAATGCGGCTCCGTCGAGTACGGCGAAGATGTCGGATGGGAGCTATAATCCGTATTCATCCGCTTCCCCGCTGACGATCTATGCTTCGGGCGTACGCAACGCGTATGATTTAGTGTGGCACAGCAACGGGCAGCTGTATGCGCCGGCCAACGGTTCGGCCGCCGGCGGGAATACTCCTGCTTCGGTTTCCGGTACGCGCCGGCCAGATGGCAGTCGTTACAGTGGTCCGTATGTACCGGCAACCAGTGGGGTGCAGGTGCAGAACGACTGGTTGTTCCGCATCAAACAAAACGGCTATTACGGCCATCCGAACCCGCTACGGGGCGAGTACGTGGTTAATCGCGGCTTCACCGACAACCCCAAATACCCTAGCGATGTTAGTTCCGATATAAACTACCGGGGAGCCGCTTTTAATTTTGAGTTAAACCGTTCGCCGAACGGGGCGATTGAATACAAGAGTAATGCTTTTAACGGCGCTTTAAAGGGCAAACTGCTGGTGTGCCGGTTTAGCGGGGGCGGCGACTTAATTGTTTTGGAGCCAAAATCTGTAACACCCGGCAGCAGCGACGCTGATTACGATATTCAAGTAGGTTACCCTGGAGCAGGTACTACGGGTTTAGTGGGTATGTCGGGTTTTATTAATCCGTTGGATGTAGTGGAAGACACGCAAACCGGAAATCTGTACGTGATTGAATTTAACTGGAACAACATTCCGGATAGAAAAGCGCAGATTACTTTATTACGGGTAAGCAGCATATCGGATGAGGAAGGTTTTGCCACTGCTTTCCCGGAGAAAATTACAGCAACCGAAGTTGTAGGCGTTACCAATACCAGCACTACGCGTAATACCCAAAAATCTCTTGCTTTGCAGCAAAAAGTAAAAGACAAAAAAGATAAAGAGGAGGAAGATGATTTGCCAGATTTATCCCGAGTGACTAAACATCCTGTAACCATTTCTAACACCGGCCGGGGCAATTTAAAATTAAAAAACTTAGGTATCGTGGGTGAAAATGCCGGTGAATTTCAGTTGTTTGGTCAGCCGGATGCAAAACCAAATAAGCCGGTTAAAATCAGAAAAAACAGCTCGGTAACCTTCAACGTGGCTTTTTTTCCAACATCCAAAGGTTTAAAACGTGCTAAACTGGAAGCAGTGAGTAGTAAAAAGAAGCAGGATCAATCCGTTTCCGTGGAATTAATAGGTTTGGGCATTACCTACGAGGGGATTGATTCTGCTGCCATGGACGCTATTTTGGATTCTGCTGCTTATGTTGCGCGTAGTCTAACGCAAAAGGTAAATGCTAAAGAACCTAAGTTAAGTGTTTACCCCAATCCTAACCAAGTAGGATCTAAGATATACGTGGATTTAACTGATTTTGGCGCGAAAGAAGCCGTAACGTTGAGTTTATATGACACCTTCGGGCAGTTATACCAAGCTAAAACTATACGGGTAGACGAACAGGGAGTAAGCTCGGCCGAAATGCCGGTAAGCAAAAACATGAAACCGGGTATCTACATTATTAAAGCCACTAGTTCTTCTGGACAGAAGCAAACTAAAGTAGTATTGGAATAA
- a CDS encoding 2'-5' RNA ligase family protein, with amino-acid sequence MNNQTPRILTLQIQEPAFTYFNDLRKQYFPAQLNYLDAHITLFHHLPATDVITRVLEQVAAQHAVFPVEVTGLLKLGRGVAFQLQSKELVQLQEYLQQQWQAWLIPQDRQKFRPHITVQNKVSPAEALLVYEKLRSTFQGFNITGLGLSLWEYLGGPWQKIKDYAFSG; translated from the coding sequence ATGAACAACCAAACGCCCCGCATTCTTACATTGCAAATTCAGGAGCCGGCCTTTACCTATTTCAATGATTTACGAAAGCAGTATTTTCCAGCGCAACTCAATTACCTGGATGCGCATATTACCTTATTTCATCATTTACCCGCTACCGATGTAATAACCCGCGTTTTAGAGCAAGTAGCGGCTCAGCACGCGGTTTTTCCAGTAGAAGTAACGGGCCTTCTGAAGCTAGGCCGCGGGGTAGCTTTTCAGTTGCAAAGTAAAGAGTTGGTGCAGTTACAAGAATACTTACAACAACAATGGCAAGCATGGTTAATTCCCCAGGATCGCCAAAAGTTTCGTCCGCATATTACGGTTCAAAACAAAGTAAGCCCCGCCGAAGCCCTACTTGTTTACGAAAAATTACGTTCTACTTTTCAAGGTTTTAACATTACCGGGCTTGGTTTAAGTTTATGGGAATATTTAGGCGGACCGTGGCAAAAAATTAAAGATTATGCTTTCTCCGGCTAA